The Solibacillus daqui genome has a segment encoding these proteins:
- the rplS gene encoding 50S ribosomal protein L19, with protein MSNIITEITKSQLRTDLASFKPGDTVKVHVKIVEGTRERIQLFEGVVIKRRGGGISETFTVRKISYGVGVERTFPVHTPKIAQLEVVRKGKVRRAKLYYLRNLRGKAARIKEIR; from the coding sequence ATGTCAAACATTATTACAGAGATCACAAAATCTCAATTACGTACAGACTTAGCTTCATTCAAACCGGGTGACACAGTTAAGGTACACGTTAAAATCGTTGAGGGTACTCGTGAGCGTATCCAATTATTCGAAGGTGTAGTTATTAAACGTCGTGGTGGCGGAATTAGCGAAACTTTCACAGTACGTAAAATTTCTTACGGCGTTGGTGTAGAGCGTACTTTCCCAGTACACACTCCAAAAATCGCTCAATTAGAAGTAGTTCGTAAAGGTAAAGTACGTCGTGCTAAACTTTACTACCTACGTAACTTACGTGGTAAAGCT